The following coding sequences are from one Salvia hispanica cultivar TCC Black 2014 chromosome 3, UniMelb_Shisp_WGS_1.0, whole genome shotgun sequence window:
- the LOC125215903 gene encoding U-box domain-containing protein 21-like: protein MLKSWRRRCRRNSVAMPPELTIPNHFLCPISLHLMKDPVTLSTGTTYDRHSIETWIESGNKTCPVTNQLLRDLEPIPNHAIRKIIQEWCVENRSRGVDRIPTPRIPITSAEASEMLSRVSDEKRCIEFVAKIKQSAKESDRNKRCFVANGSSKILSAAFAANSNSDESADVLTEVLSAMITLTPVLDEETSRNLSSENSVQKLVWFMRFGSLSMRRNAVLALRSILSFQIAVEMEGVVEALIGLIKEPICPTTTKASLLSIYYLLKSHEHCSAIAVALMEMGMVEKLLEMAVESDKSVTEKALGVLEGMCGHGEVRERARENALMIPLLVKKVLRVSEMATEFSVSILLKIVREEEESAVEALRAGAFQKLLLVLQIGSDEGTKEKVTELLKVLNGYRSRIECVESSDFKHITRPF, encoded by the coding sequence ATGCTCAAATCATGGAGAAGGCGCTGCCGCCGCAACTCCGTCGCCATGCCGCCGGAGCTCACCATCCCCAACCATTTCCTCTGCCCGATCTCTCTCCACCTCATGAAAGATCCGGTCACATTGTCCACCGGCACCACCTACGACCGCCACAGCATCGAGACCTGGATCGAATCCGGCAACAAAACCTGCCCCGTCACGAATCAACTCCTCAGAGACCTTGAACCAATCCCCAACCACGCCATCCGGAAAATCATCCAGGAATGGTGCGTCGAAAATCGCTCCCGCGGCGTCGATCGGATCCCCACCCCGCGCATCCCGATCACCTCCGCCGAGGCCTCCGAGATGCTATCGAGAGTCTCCGACGAAAAGAGATGCATCGAATTCGTCGCTAAAATCAAACAATCGGCCAAGGAAAGCGACAGAAACAAACGATGCTTCGTCGCTAATGGATCCAGTAAAATCCTCTCCGCCGCATTTGCAGCGAATTCGAATTCAGATGAATCCGCCGATGTTTTAACGGAGGTCTTATCGGCGATGATTACATTAACGCCGGTTCTGGATGAGGAAACGAGCCGCAACCTCTCCTCTGAGAATTCGGTTCAGAAATTGGTGTGGTTTATGAGATTTGGCAGTTTGTCTATGCGGAGAAATGCAGTGTTGGCGCTGAGATCGATTCTGTCGTTTCAAATTGCAGTCGAGATGGAAGGCGTGGTAGAGGCGTTGATCGGGCTGATCAAAGAGCCGATTTGCCCGACGACGACGAAAGCGTCTCTACTTTCAATTTACTATCTGCTCAAATCACATGAACATTGTAGCGCGATCGCGGTGGCTCTGATGGAGATGGGGATGGTGGAGAAGCTTCTCGAAATGGCGGTGGAGTCGGATAAAAGCGTTACCGAGAAGGCGCTGGGCGTTTTGGAGGGGATGTGCGGGCACGGGGAGGTGAGGGAGAGGGCGAGGGAGAATGCGCTGATGATACCGCTGTTGGTGAAGAAGGTGCTGAGAGTTTCGGAGATGGCAACGGAGTTTTCGGTTTCGATTCTGTTGAAGATTGtgagggaggaggaggagagtgCGGTGGAGGCGCTTCGAGCGGGGGCGTTTCAGAAGCTGTTGCTGGTGTTGCAGATTGGGAGCGATGAGGGGACCAAGGAGAAGGTCACGGAGTTGTTGAAGGTGTTGAATGGGTATAGGAGTAGGATTGAGTGTGTTGAGTCTTCGGATTTCAAGCATATTACAAGGCCGTTTTAA